From the genome of Gracilinanus agilis isolate LMUSP501 chromosome 2, AgileGrace, whole genome shotgun sequence, one region includes:
- the NDST2 gene encoding bifunctional heparan sulfate N-deacetylase/N-sulfotransferase 2: protein MPGPPLGLSSPILRELCSTPSHLQRADLCFLFERASLFCLILFLNSSRTSPRTSVPSSPLPPSHAMLQLWRVVRPARQLELHRLVLLLIAFSLASMAFLAYYVSTTPKAKEPLPLPLGDCSSSGAAGPGPARPPAPPWPPRPSETARTEPVVLVFVESVYSQLGQEIVAILESSRFRYSTELAPGRGDMPTLTERARGRYALVVYENLLKYVNLDAWSRELLDRYCVEYGVGIIGFFRAHEHSLLSAQLKGFPLFLHSNLGLRDYQVNPAAPLLHLTRPSRLEPGPLPGEDWTVFQSNHSTYEPVLLASPRLAEASALGPVPRRARLPTVVQDLGLHDGIQRVLFGHSLTFWLHKLVFVDAVAYLTGKRLCLALDRYILVDIDDIFVGKEGTRMKVADVEALLTTQSKLRALVPNFTFNLGFSGKFYHTGTEEEDAGDDMLLRHRKEFWWFPHMWSHMQPHLFHNRSVLADQMRLNKQFALEHGIPTDLGYAVAPHHSGVYPIHTQLYEAWKSVWGIQVTSTEEYPHLRPARYRRGFIHNGIMVLPRQTCGLFTHTIFYNEYPGGSRELDRSIRGGELFLTVLLNPISIFMTHLSNYGNDRLGLYTFESLVRFLQCWTRLRLQTLPPAPLAQKYFDLFPQERSPLWQNPCDDKRHKDIWSKEKTCDRLPKFLIVGPQKTGTTAVHFFLSLHPAVTSSFPSSSTFEEIQFFNGPNYYKGIDWYMDFFPVPSNASTDFLFEKSATYFDSEVVPRRGAALLPRAKIITVLTNPADRAYSWYQHQRAHGDPMALNHTFYQVISAPAQAPPALRALQNRCLIPGYYSTHLQRWLTYYPSGQVLIVDGQELRTNPAASMESIQKFLGVTPVLNYTRSLRFDEGKGFWCQGLEGGKTRCLGKSKGRRYPDMDPESRLLLVDFFRDHNLELSKLLSRLGQPLPSWLQEELQRSGLG, encoded by the exons ATGCCCGGCCCCCCCCTTGGTCTTTCCTCACCTATACTAAGGGAGCTCTGCTCTACCCCTTCACACCTCCAGAGAGCTGATCTCTGCTTCCTCTTTGAGAGagcctctctcttctgtcttatcCTATTCCTCAACAGCTCCAGGACCTCCCCAAGAACCTCAGTGCCCTCCtccccacttcctccttcccacgCCATGCTCCAGCTGTGGAGAGTGGTACGTCCAGCCCGGCAGCTGGAGCTGCATCGTCTGGTGCTGCTGCTTATTGCCTTCAGCTTGGCCTCTATGGCCTTCCTGGCCTACTATGTGTCTACCACCCCCAAGGCCAAGGagcccctccccctgcccctggGTGACTGCAGCAGCAGTGGGGCAGCTGGGCCTGGGCCAGCTCGGCCCCCAGCCCCACCTTGGCCTCCCCGGCCCTCAGAAACAGCTCGCACTGAGCCTGTGGTGCTAGTGTTTGTGGAAAGTGTATACTCACAGCTTGGCCAGGAAATTGTGGCCATCTTGGAATCCAGCCGTTTTCGATATAGCACAGAGCTAGCCCCTGGCCGGGGAGATATGCCCACGTTGACTGAACGTGCCAGGGGTCGATACGCTCTTGTCGTCTATGAGAATCTGCTTAAATACGTCAACCTGGATGCTTGGAGCCGTGAGCTTTTGGACCGATACTGTGTGGAATACGGGGTGGGCATCATTGGCTTTTTCCGTGCCCATGAGCACAGCCTGCTCAGCGCCCAGCTCAAAGGCTTTCCTCTCTTCCTACATTCCAATCTGGGGCTGCGTGACTATCAGGTGAACCCTGCTGCTCCCCTGCTGCACCTCACTCGGCCTAGTCGTTTAGAACCTGGGCCCCTGCCTGGAGAGGACTGGACAGTCTTCCAGTCCAACCACAGTACATACGAGCCAGTGCTGCTGGCCAGCCCTCGCCTGGCTGAAGCCTCTGCCCTGGGCCCGGTCCCCCGCCGTGCCCGCCTGCCCACGGTGGTACAGGACCTGGGGCTACATGATGGCATCCAGCGGGTGCTTTTTGGGCACAGCCTCACCTTCTGGCTTCACAAACTAGTCTTTGTGGATGCTGTCGCCTACCTCACTGGGAAGCGCCTCTGCCTCGCCCTCGACCGCTATATCCTGGTGGACATTGACGATATTTTTGTGGGCAAGGAAGGCACCCGGATGAAGGTGGCCGATGTTGAG GCCTTGCTCACTACACAGAGCAAACTCAGGGCGTTGGTCCCCAACTTTACTTTCAATTTGGGCTTCTCTGGCAAGTTCTACCATACAG GGACAGAGGAGGAGGATGCAGGGGACGACATGCTCCTGAGGCATCGCAAGGAGTTCTGGTGGTTTCCCCATATGTGGAGCCATATGCAGCCACACCTGTTCCACAATCGTTCTGTGCTGGCCGACCAGATGAGACTCAACAAACAGTTTGCTCTG GAGCATGGGATCCCCACGGATCTGGGGTATGCAGTGGCTCCCCACCACTCGGGCGTGTACCCCATCCACACACAGCTCTATGAGGCCTGGAAATCTGTGTGGGGGATCCAGGTGACCAGCACCGAAGAATATCCCCACCTCCGCCCTGCACGCTACCGGAGAGGCTTTATTCACAATGGCATCATG GTCCTGCCGAGACAGACATGTGGTCTCTTCACTCACACCATCTTCTACAATGAGTATCCTGGTGGCTCTCGAGAGCTAGACCGGAGCATCCGTGGTGGAGAGCTCTTCCTGACTGTTCTGCTTAACCCG ATCAGCATCTTCATGACCCATCTATCTAACTATGGGAATGATCGGCTGGGCCTGTACACCTTTGAGAGCCTGGTGCGCTTCCTGCAGTGCTGGACCCGGCTGCGCCTGCAGACTCTGCCCCCGGCCCCCTTGGCGCAGAAGTACTTTGACCTCTTCCCTCAGGAACGCAGCCCGCTCTGGCAG AACCCCTGTGATGACAAGAGACACAAAGACATCTGGTCCAAGGAGAAGACGTGTGACCGGCTCCCCAAGTTCCTCATTGTGGGGCCCCAGAAGACGG GAACCACAGCGGTCCACTTCTTCCTGAGCCTGCACCCCGCTGTGACCAGCAGCTTCCCCAGCTCTAGCACCTTTGAGGAGATCCAGTTCTTCAATGGCCCCAATTACTACAAGGGTATCGATTG GTACATGGACTTTTTCCCAGTCCCCTCCAATGCAAGCACTGACTTCCTGTTTGAGAAAAGCGCCACCTATTTTGACTCCGAGGTTGTGCCACGTCGAGGAGCGGCCCTTTTGCCCCGTGCTAAGATCATCACAGTACTGACCAATCCCGCTGACCGGGCCTACTCCTGGTACCAG CATCAGCGAGCACACGGCGACCCTATGGCCCTGAACCACACCTTCTACCAAGTGATCTCAGCCCCGGCCCAGGCGCCTCCTGCACTGAGGGCCCTGCAGAATCGCTGCCTCATCCCTGGCTACTACTCCACTCATCTGCAGCGCTGGCTCACCTACTACCCCTCTGGGCAG GTGCTGATCGTGGATGGACAGGAGTTACGCACAAACCCAGCAGCTTCCATGGAAAGCATCCAGAAGTTCCTGGGTGTCACCCCTGTTCTCAACTACACAAGAAGCCTCAG GTTTGATGAGGGGAAGGGATTCTGGTGCCAGGGGCTAGAGGGTGGCAAGACACGATGCCTGGGCAAGAGCAAAGGACGGAGGTACCCAGACATGGACCCTGAG TCCCGCCTTCTTCTGGTTGACTTTTTCCGGGACCACAATTTGGAATTGTCTAAATTGCTGAGTCGGCTCGGGCAGCCACTGCCTTCTTGGCTTCAGGAGGAGCTGCAGCGTTCGGGCCTGGGCTGA